A portion of the Micromonospora tarapacensis genome contains these proteins:
- a CDS encoding PDR/VanB family oxidoreductase: protein MSGDELAGTELVVAARDEVATNVVVLTLRRPGGGDLPGWTPGAHVGLELDPDLVRQYSLCGDPADRSALHVAVQLEPGGRGGSRHVHERLTPGTAVRVRGPRNNFRLVAAQRYLFIAGGIGITPIRPMVAAADLAGADWRLVYGGRSRATMAFAAALRARYGDRVSLCPQDETGLLDLDGLLHRPPDGLVYCCGPEALIDAVQQRCRAWPPGRLHVERFAPVAADAGVEAAVEAAVEVELTLSGRMVTVPPGTPILRAVEEAGVQVLSSCREGTCGTCETTVLAGVPDHRDSLLTEEERAAGDTMLICVSRARTPRLTLEL, encoded by the coding sequence ATGAGCGGCGACGAGCTGGCCGGCACGGAGCTGGTGGTCGCCGCCCGGGACGAGGTGGCCACCAACGTCGTCGTGTTGACCCTGCGCCGCCCCGGCGGCGGAGACCTGCCCGGCTGGACGCCGGGCGCGCACGTCGGTCTGGAGCTGGACCCCGACCTGGTGCGCCAGTACTCGCTCTGCGGTGACCCGGCGGACCGATCCGCGCTGCACGTCGCCGTGCAGCTCGAACCGGGCGGGCGCGGCGGCTCCCGCCACGTGCACGAGCGCCTCACGCCCGGCACCGCCGTCCGGGTGCGCGGGCCACGGAACAACTTCCGGCTGGTCGCGGCGCAGCGGTACCTCTTCATCGCCGGTGGCATCGGCATCACCCCGATCAGGCCGATGGTCGCCGCGGCCGACCTCGCCGGGGCCGACTGGCGGCTGGTGTACGGCGGACGCAGCCGCGCCACCATGGCGTTCGCCGCCGCGCTGCGGGCCAGGTACGGCGACCGCGTCAGCCTGTGTCCGCAGGACGAGACCGGGTTGCTGGACCTGGACGGGTTGCTGCACCGGCCGCCCGACGGGCTCGTCTACTGCTGCGGCCCGGAGGCCCTGATCGACGCGGTGCAGCAGCGCTGCCGGGCGTGGCCGCCGGGCCGGCTGCACGTCGAGCGGTTCGCCCCGGTCGCCGCCGATGCGGGTGTCGAGGCGGCCGTCGAGGCCGCCGTCGAGGTGGAACTCACGCTCTCCGGTCGGATGGTCACCGTGCCACCGGGCACGCCGATCCTGCGGGCGGTGGAGGAGGCCGGCGTGCAGGTGCTCTCCTCGTGCCGCGAAGGCACCTGCGGCACCTGCGAGACGACGGTGCTGGCCGGCGTGCCGGACCACCGCGACAGCCTGCTCACCGAGGAGGAGCGGGCGGCGGGCGACACCATGCTGATCTGCGTCTCCCGGGCCCGCACGCCCCGGCTCACGCTGGAGCTGTGA
- a CDS encoding IclR family transcriptional regulator yields MRAQPGRSVTSKVLALLDAFSPADPALTLSELARRAGLPLPTAHRRVAELVAWGALERGDDARYRIGLRLWEVGSLAPRGLGLRELALPVMEDLYEVTHENVQLAVRQDLELVFIERIAGRHAVPVLTRVGGRFALHATGVGLVLLAYAPADVQEQVLAAPLERYTELTIVDARRLRRGLAEVRHTGYAISDRQVTMDALSVAAPIHGPDGVVAAISLVVAHDRADPVALAPLVQAAGRVISRALGAPYGRVVTGPGAAVTATS; encoded by the coding sequence GTGCGCGCCCAACCCGGACGGTCGGTCACGAGCAAGGTGCTGGCGCTGCTGGACGCGTTCAGCCCGGCCGACCCGGCGCTGACCCTGAGCGAGCTGGCCCGCCGGGCCGGGTTGCCGTTGCCGACCGCGCACCGGCGGGTCGCGGAGCTGGTCGCGTGGGGGGCGCTGGAGCGGGGCGACGACGCGCGGTACCGGATCGGCCTGCGGCTCTGGGAGGTGGGCTCGCTCGCCCCGCGGGGCCTGGGGCTGCGCGAGCTGGCCCTGCCGGTGATGGAAGACCTGTACGAGGTCACCCACGAGAACGTTCAGCTCGCCGTCCGGCAGGACCTGGAACTCGTCTTCATCGAACGGATCGCCGGCCGGCACGCGGTGCCGGTGCTGACCCGCGTCGGTGGCCGCTTCGCGCTGCACGCCACCGGCGTCGGGCTGGTCCTGCTCGCCTACGCCCCCGCCGACGTCCAGGAGCAGGTCCTGGCCGCTCCGCTGGAGCGCTACACCGAGCTGACAATCGTCGACGCCCGGCGGTTGCGTCGCGGCCTCGCCGAGGTGCGTCACACCGGGTACGCGATCAGCGACCGGCAGGTCACGATGGACGCCCTCTCGGTGGCCGCGCCGATCCACGGCCCGGACGGCGTCGTGGCCGCGATCTCGCTGGTGGTCGCGCACGACCGGGCGGACCCGGTGGCGTTGGCACCGCTGGTGCAGGCCGCCGGCCGGGTCATCTCCCGGGCTCTCGGCGCGCCGTACGGCCGGGTCGTGACCGGGCCGGGTGCGGCCGTCACCGCCACGTCATGA
- a CDS encoding PaaX family transcriptional regulator codes for MTNDGRREQHPGSPADRSSAAVGRARAQRLLVTLLGDHWHAGRSPLPSGGLVAVLAEFGIAPANARATLSRLTQRGLLQRSKEGRRTSYRLTEPAWQTLQRGARRIFAATDEDAWDGSWTLIAFTSPLDDANQRRLLRARLRWLTFWPLYDGTWVTPHDRFDEVREQLSELGVTDAVLLRATDLELLPSGRARLEAAWRIDEVAAGYQTFLRRYRDVAGRAAAGRVGPVEALVQRTELVNDWRALVGDDPDLPVKFLPPSFPRAEARVLFLGTSEALSRPAQLRFEALVRTPDEA; via the coding sequence GTGACGAACGATGGCCGGCGGGAGCAGCACCCCGGGTCGCCGGCCGATCGCTCGTCGGCGGCGGTCGGGCGGGCGCGGGCCCAGCGACTGCTGGTGACGCTGCTCGGCGACCACTGGCACGCCGGCCGGTCCCCACTGCCCTCCGGAGGTCTGGTCGCGGTGCTGGCCGAGTTCGGCATCGCGCCGGCCAACGCACGCGCGACGCTCAGCCGGTTGACCCAGCGGGGGCTGCTCCAGCGGAGCAAGGAGGGCCGGCGGACCAGCTACCGGCTGACCGAGCCGGCGTGGCAGACCCTCCAGCGTGGCGCCCGGCGCATCTTCGCCGCGACCGACGAGGACGCCTGGGACGGCAGCTGGACGCTTATCGCGTTCACCTCGCCCCTGGACGACGCGAACCAGCGCCGGCTGCTCCGGGCCCGGTTGCGCTGGTTGACGTTCTGGCCGCTGTACGACGGGACCTGGGTGACGCCGCACGACCGGTTCGACGAGGTGCGTGAACAGCTGAGCGAACTCGGCGTCACCGACGCGGTGCTGCTGCGCGCCACCGACCTGGAACTGTTGCCCAGCGGCAGGGCGCGGCTCGAGGCCGCGTGGCGCATCGACGAGGTCGCCGCCGGCTACCAGACGTTCCTGCGGCGCTACCGGGACGTGGCCGGCAGGGCCGCCGCCGGTCGGGTGGGGCCGGTGGAGGCGCTCGTCCAGCGCACCGAGCTGGTCAACGACTGGCGTGCCCTGGTGGGCGACGATCCCGACCTGCCGGTCAAGTTCCTGCCCCCGTCGTTCCCGCGTGCCGAGGCGCGGGTGTTGTTCCTGGGCACCTCCGAGGCGTTGTCCCGGCCGGCCCAGCTTCGTTTCGAGGCACTCGTCCGGACACCCGACGAGGCCTGA
- a CDS encoding DUF6351 family protein, which produces MHFRRFEERTRQRSSRVALAAFVVAALVAGPTAPAIATPGARHGTDRTFAVEVLSGRADTISGGDALVRVRVPRNVSPHRVKIRVGGRDVTATFHPRGDKRTLLGLVDGLALGRNLLEIRANGHGHGHGHGHGHGRPRAALTLVNHPAEGPVFSGPHIPLFCTASGNPWQLGPVDENCHVAQPQVTYQYRTTAGGFATLPDGPPPGDLATTTTTDGRAVPYVVRIERGTINRAVYEIALLHEPGTAVPDPWTATSGWNDRLVYTFGGACGIGHTQATSTGGVLNDTLLSRGYAVASATFNVFANNCNDVTSAETAMMVKEHFVEAYGAPDFTMGWGGSAGTMQQLLIANAYPGILDGVIGQIGYPDERSVTLTGHECRFISQAATAAGLSTAQRTAVTGFASPNTCFGYQFFDSVDWPATCPNHIPAALRYHPDSNPGGIRCAMADFVSNVYGVDPATGAGRPIIPDTVGVQYGLRTLEAGVISPEQFVTLNEGIGGLDVDGNRTPERTSANVGAIRTAYATGRINQFDGGLRWTPVIETRNYTDPTGDFHDRFRSWTMRERLLKANRRADNHVSITSPSGAAAAATQVRALADMDAWLTARAELAAARPHLPAVELTRRSRPAGLADGCVAPSGEQIVERLTLDPTARCNQLFPYHRNPRVVAGGPTSSDVVKCKVRRLDRSRYDATFTDEQWQRLRAVFPAGVCDWSRPGVAQVPLADTWIRF; this is translated from the coding sequence GTGCACTTCCGTCGATTCGAGGAGAGAACCAGGCAACGATCTTCGAGGGTGGCGCTGGCCGCGTTCGTCGTAGCGGCACTCGTCGCTGGCCCCACCGCGCCGGCCATCGCCACACCGGGCGCCCGGCACGGCACCGACCGTACGTTCGCCGTGGAGGTCCTCTCCGGCCGAGCGGACACGATCAGTGGTGGTGACGCGCTGGTGCGCGTCCGCGTGCCCCGCAACGTCTCCCCGCACCGGGTGAAGATCCGGGTCGGCGGCCGGGACGTCACCGCCACGTTCCACCCCCGGGGAGACAAGCGGACGCTGCTCGGCCTCGTGGACGGGCTGGCGTTGGGCCGCAACCTGCTCGAGATCCGCGCCAACGGGCACGGCCACGGGCACGGCCACGGCCACGGCCACGGCCGCCCCCGGGCCGCGCTGACGTTGGTCAACCACCCCGCCGAGGGGCCGGTGTTCTCCGGGCCCCACATCCCGCTCTTCTGCACCGCGTCGGGCAACCCCTGGCAGCTGGGCCCGGTCGACGAGAACTGCCACGTGGCGCAGCCGCAGGTGACCTACCAGTACCGCACCACCGCCGGCGGCTTCGCGACCCTGCCCGACGGCCCGCCGCCGGGCGACCTCGCCACCACCACGACCACCGACGGCAGGGCGGTCCCGTACGTCGTGCGGATCGAGCGCGGCACCATCAACCGGGCGGTGTACGAGATCGCCCTGCTCCACGAGCCGGGCACCGCGGTTCCCGACCCGTGGACGGCGACCTCCGGCTGGAACGACCGGCTGGTCTACACCTTCGGCGGCGCCTGCGGCATCGGGCACACCCAGGCCACCAGCACCGGTGGCGTGCTGAACGACACCCTGCTGAGCCGGGGCTACGCGGTGGCCAGCGCGACGTTCAACGTCTTCGCCAACAACTGCAACGACGTCACCTCCGCCGAGACCGCCATGATGGTCAAGGAGCACTTCGTCGAGGCGTACGGCGCGCCCGACTTCACCATGGGCTGGGGCGGCTCGGCCGGCACCATGCAGCAACTGCTGATCGCCAACGCCTACCCCGGCATCCTGGACGGCGTCATCGGCCAGATCGGCTATCCCGACGAGCGCTCGGTGACGCTCACCGGCCACGAGTGCCGCTTCATCTCGCAGGCCGCCACCGCCGCCGGGCTGTCGACCGCCCAACGGACCGCCGTGACCGGGTTCGCCAGCCCGAACACCTGCTTCGGCTACCAGTTCTTCGACAGCGTCGACTGGCCCGCCACCTGCCCGAACCACATCCCGGCGGCCCTGCGCTACCACCCGGACAGCAACCCGGGCGGCATCCGCTGCGCCATGGCGGACTTCGTCTCCAACGTGTACGGCGTCGACCCGGCCACCGGTGCCGGGCGCCCGATCATCCCGGACACCGTCGGCGTGCAGTACGGCCTGCGGACGCTCGAGGCGGGCGTCATCAGCCCCGAGCAGTTCGTGACCCTGAACGAGGGCATCGGCGGCCTGGACGTCGACGGCAACCGCACGCCGGAGCGCACCTCGGCGAACGTCGGCGCGATCAGGACCGCGTACGCGACCGGCCGCATCAACCAGTTCGACGGTGGTCTGCGCTGGACACCCGTCATCGAGACGCGCAACTACACCGACCCCACCGGCGACTTCCACGACCGGTTCCGGTCGTGGACCATGCGCGAGCGGCTGCTGAAGGCCAACCGACGCGCCGACAACCACGTCAGCATCACCAGCCCGTCCGGGGCCGCCGCCGCGGCGACCCAGGTACGCGCGCTGGCCGACATGGACGCCTGGCTGACCGCCCGGGCCGAGTTGGCGGCGGCCCGCCCGCACCTGCCCGCCGTCGAACTCACCCGGCGATCCCGGCCGGCCGGACTGGCCGACGGCTGTGTCGCACCCAGCGGCGAGCAGATCGTGGAGAGGCTGACGCTCGACCCGACCGCCCGATGCAACCAACTCTTCCCGTACCACCGCAACCCGCGGGTGGTCGCGGGTGGACCGACCAGCTCCGACGTGGTCAAGTGCAAGGTGCGACGGCTGGACCGGTCACGCTACGACGCCACCTTCACCGACGAGCAGTGGCAGCGCCTGCGGGCGGTCTTCCCGGCCGGTGTCTGTGACTGGTCGAGGCCCGGGGTCGCCCAGGTGCCGCTCGCGGACACCTGGATCCGCTTCTGA
- a CDS encoding MarR family winged helix-turn-helix transcriptional regulator encodes MPPTEKIRPAGTDGLRDSVLGGDLSFLLARANALTLAAANAALAAHGLKARSYSVLALAAEDAHPTQRELAEFLRLDPSQVVALIDDLERRGLVERRTDPADRRANVLVATDAGRALFARAQESARAVELGLLAAVTPADHERLAQLLRLLAFPT; translated from the coding sequence ATGCCCCCTACCGAGAAGATCCGGCCGGCCGGAACGGACGGCCTGCGGGACAGCGTGCTCGGCGGGGACCTGAGCTTCCTGCTCGCCCGGGCCAACGCGCTCACGCTCGCAGCGGCGAACGCCGCCCTCGCCGCCCACGGGCTCAAGGCCCGGTCCTACTCCGTGCTCGCGCTGGCCGCCGAGGACGCCCACCCCACGCAGCGGGAGCTCGCCGAGTTCCTGCGGCTCGATCCGAGCCAGGTCGTCGCGCTCATCGACGACCTTGAGCGGCGCGGGCTGGTCGAGCGGCGCACCGACCCGGCCGATCGGCGCGCCAACGTCCTGGTCGCGACCGACGCGGGTCGGGCGCTCTTCGCCCGCGCCCAGGAGTCCGCGCGCGCCGTGGAACTCGGGCTGCTGGCCGCCGTGACGCCCGCGGACCACGAGCGGCTGGCGCAGTTGCTGCGGCTGCTGGCCTTTCCCACCTGA
- a CDS encoding SDR family oxidoreductase, with amino-acid sequence MSLDDKVAIVTGSGRGLGLAYAQELARRGASVVVNDVDEEAASEAVAAIQALGGKAVAVVAPVGPTATAKQLVGTAVETFGRLDMLVTNAGVLRDTVLWKMSDEDFDTVIDVHLRGTFTTVREAVLHMRQAGEGGRIVCIGSPTGQRGNFGQTNYAAAKAGIVGMVRTWAIELKRAGITANAVVPVAATAMTATVPYFAAAVTAEAKGEPVPTFFRHDLGFGTAEDVAGLIAFLGSDSAATVTGQVIGVGGDRIQIWTHPEAALSAYRAGGWSYDALVEAWSTEFGGALQSVGERFPELPEEFSSTTAS; translated from the coding sequence ATGTCCCTGGACGACAAAGTCGCCATCGTCACCGGATCTGGACGCGGTCTCGGCCTCGCCTACGCGCAGGAGCTGGCCCGGCGGGGCGCGTCCGTCGTGGTGAACGACGTCGACGAGGAGGCCGCCAGCGAGGCCGTCGCGGCCATCCAGGCGCTCGGCGGCAAGGCCGTGGCGGTGGTCGCCCCGGTCGGCCCGACCGCGACCGCGAAGCAGCTCGTCGGCACGGCGGTCGAGACCTTCGGCCGGCTCGACATGCTCGTCACCAACGCCGGCGTGCTGCGCGACACGGTGTTGTGGAAGATGAGCGACGAGGACTTCGACACCGTCATCGACGTGCATCTGCGCGGCACCTTCACCACGGTCCGCGAAGCGGTGCTGCACATGCGGCAGGCCGGCGAGGGCGGGCGGATCGTCTGCATCGGCTCCCCCACCGGTCAGCGGGGCAACTTCGGCCAGACCAACTACGCCGCCGCCAAGGCCGGCATCGTCGGCATGGTGCGCACCTGGGCGATCGAGCTCAAGCGCGCCGGCATCACCGCCAACGCCGTCGTCCCGGTCGCCGCGACCGCGATGACCGCCACCGTCCCCTACTTCGCCGCCGCCGTGACGGCCGAGGCAAAGGGTGAGCCGGTGCCGACGTTCTTCCGGCACGACCTCGGGTTCGGCACCGCCGAGGACGTCGCCGGGCTCATCGCGTTCCTCGGCTCCGACTCGGCCGCGACGGTGACCGGGCAGGTGATCGGGGTCGGCGGCGACCGGATCCAGATCTGGACCCATCCGGAGGCCGCGCTCAGCGCGTACCGGGCGGGCGGCTGGAGCTACGACGCGCTGGTCGAGGCGTGGTCGACGGAGTTCGGCGGTGCGTTGCAGAGTGTCGGCGAGCGCTTCCCGGAACTCCCCGAGGAGTTCTCCTCCACCACCGCCTCCTGA
- a CDS encoding amidohydrolase family protein, whose translation MYQPAIDPDAVTAIDMHVHIEVDDDGHASLPAPLVEAASKYFRTDGPRPAVDAVARYYRERRMAAVVFTVDARTQLDHRPLSSVDIARAASEHADALIPFGSVDPRCGEAALELAARLIEDEGVRGFKFHPTVQGFDPSREEYAPLWGLLEKAGVPALFHTGQTGIGAGLPGGYGFRLGLSNPMLLDPIAAEFPQLQIIMAHPSVPWQDEALSVATHKHNTWIDLSGWSPKYFPASLVRHANSMLKRRVLFGTDFPLLTPDRWLRDVAGTELKPDVLPGILKDNAARLLKLARKEGP comes from the coding sequence ATGTACCAGCCCGCGATCGATCCCGACGCCGTCACCGCGATCGACATGCACGTGCACATCGAGGTCGACGACGACGGCCACGCCTCGCTGCCCGCCCCGCTCGTGGAGGCGGCGTCGAAGTACTTCCGGACGGACGGGCCACGGCCGGCGGTCGACGCGGTGGCGCGGTACTACCGGGAACGCCGGATGGCCGCCGTCGTGTTCACCGTGGACGCCCGCACGCAACTGGACCACCGTCCGTTGTCGAGCGTCGACATCGCCCGCGCGGCGTCCGAGCACGCCGACGCGCTCATCCCCTTCGGCTCGGTCGATCCGCGCTGCGGCGAGGCGGCACTGGAACTCGCCGCCCGGCTCATCGAGGACGAGGGCGTACGCGGCTTCAAGTTCCACCCCACGGTGCAGGGTTTCGACCCGAGCCGTGAGGAGTACGCGCCGCTGTGGGGTCTGCTCGAGAAGGCCGGCGTTCCTGCCCTGTTCCACACCGGCCAGACCGGCATCGGTGCGGGGCTGCCGGGAGGCTACGGCTTCCGGCTCGGGCTGTCGAACCCGATGCTGCTCGACCCGATCGCCGCGGAGTTCCCGCAGTTGCAGATCATCATGGCGCACCCGTCGGTGCCCTGGCAGGACGAGGCGTTGTCGGTGGCGACGCACAAGCACAACACCTGGATCGATCTGTCCGGCTGGAGCCCGAAGTACTTCCCCGCGTCGCTGGTGCGCCACGCCAACTCGATGCTGAAGCGCCGGGTGCTCTTCGGCACCGACTTCCCCCTGCTCACCCCGGATCGTTGGCTGCGCGACGTGGCCGGCACCGAGCTCAAGCCCGACGTGCTTCCTGGCATCC